A window from Leptospira wolffii serovar Khorat str. Khorat-H2 encodes these proteins:
- a CDS encoding TolC family protein — translation MKHKQGNLSKMIGKKSFEFVLLWSAVLLFGTGILFAEEGTPAPSSGKPLKLTTEETVKRALDNNFKLQNLRYELAKTDSNYLKAESQYSWRLVADGSFRQSILPQNQNNVFTGTKISDDTIKGGIEKTIRATGTYFKLESGSRRFDSNAFEDKSNPFASSFSGLALPPLYTGFITATVSQDLLKNSFGYKGRNQEQILNNQSQMARNQVSLQISEAIVGSLVDFWDYSVKLQALKTFRKLQENVKDIRNLTIRKQGLGLSESFEVNQWNSLLAQADSQLETAMVQKEEAKRKLARSLKLEEGTELSEDTDLLEEIPDKPDFSKDLPEAYKKRTDYQNVLKEKEIAELLVKNAKSDQLPSLQLSGSASSQAQTITTPSANYTDTGDGVQSFKYKDFNGKVSFSYPLFDKGVYAGRRDSEISLRQAALKETELKNEVRDDLKSRIDSLEASYRIYKNSIITERETQSYYNGVVRSFRQGRADAVAVKNALDTLVRDQLSLTQAKVNFNIDLMRYYIAKNTLLEKFNLDTEKLLPKLE, via the coding sequence ATGAAACACAAGCAGGGAAATCTTTCGAAAATGATCGGAAAGAAAAGTTTCGAATTCGTCTTATTGTGGTCGGCCGTCCTCCTATTCGGAACCGGCATCTTATTTGCGGAAGAAGGAACTCCGGCCCCTTCTTCCGGAAAGCCCTTAAAGCTCACCACGGAAGAAACCGTGAAAAGGGCATTGGATAATAACTTCAAACTCCAAAATTTAAGATACGAATTGGCCAAAACCGATTCGAATTATCTGAAGGCGGAGTCCCAATATTCTTGGAGATTGGTAGCAGACGGAAGTTTCCGCCAAAGTATCCTTCCCCAAAACCAGAACAACGTGTTCACGGGAACCAAGATCTCGGACGATACCATCAAAGGCGGTATCGAAAAAACCATCCGAGCCACCGGAACTTATTTTAAACTGGAATCAGGAAGCAGACGATTCGACTCGAACGCTTTCGAAGATAAAAGCAATCCTTTCGCTTCCAGCTTCTCGGGACTCGCACTTCCTCCTTTGTATACCGGATTCATTACCGCTACCGTAAGCCAGGACTTGCTCAAAAACTCCTTCGGTTATAAGGGTAGGAACCAGGAACAAATCCTGAATAACCAATCCCAAATGGCGAGAAACCAGGTTTCTCTCCAAATCTCAGAGGCAATCGTAGGATCTCTCGTCGACTTTTGGGATTATTCCGTAAAACTCCAAGCCTTGAAGACTTTCCGCAAACTTCAGGAAAACGTTAAGGACATTCGCAATCTTACCATTCGTAAACAAGGACTCGGATTATCCGAAAGTTTCGAAGTGAACCAATGGAATTCTCTTCTCGCCCAAGCGGACAGCCAATTGGAAACCGCCATGGTGCAAAAAGAAGAAGCGAAACGTAAGCTCGCTCGTAGCTTGAAATTGGAGGAAGGAACCGAACTTTCCGAAGATACGGACCTACTCGAAGAAATTCCCGATAAACCCGATTTCTCCAAGGATTTACCCGAAGCTTATAAAAAACGTACCGATTACCAAAACGTACTCAAGGAAAAGGAAATCGCGGAACTCCTAGTGAAGAACGCTAAGAGCGACCAGCTACCTTCTCTCCAGCTTTCCGGATCCGCATCCTCTCAGGCGCAAACGATCACCACTCCTTCCGCGAATTACACGGATACCGGAGACGGTGTGCAGTCTTTCAAATACAAAGACTTCAACGGAAAAGTATCCTTCTCCTATCCTCTTTTCGATAAGGGAGTATACGCAGGCAGAAGAGACTCCGAGATTAGCTTAAGACAGGCGGCTCTAAAAGAGACCGAACTCAAAAACGAAGTTCGGGACGATCTAAAAAGTAGAATCGACTCCTTGGAAGCGAGCTATAGAATTTATAAAAACTCCATCATTACCGAAAGAGAAACCCAAAGCTATTACAACGGGGTCGTAAGAAGTTTCCGTCAAGGTAGAGCGGACGCCGTTGCGGTCAAAAACGCTTTGGATACTCTCGTTCGGGATCAATTGAGTCTGACCCAAGCAAAGGTGAACTTCAATATCGATCTGATGAGATACTATATAGCGAAGAATACTCTTCTCGAAAAATTCAATCTGGATACGGAAAAACTCCTGCCTAAATTGGAATAG